The nucleotide sequence GGTGTTCGTGCACATCCGGGATTTTGTGGAGCGTATCAAGATGCCGGAGACGGGTGACGTGATCACTTATACGTTGGGACATGACAAACAGGGGCGCGTTTGTGCGACCTCGGTGATGCAGGTGGGTTATGGCGGCCAGGTGAGCTTGGGCGCGTGGATCGGTCTGGCGGTTTTGCTGGCGGCCCCCGTTTACGCGGTGGTGACGGAGTTGGACCGGGCGCGCTGGCCGGGAGTGGCGGGTGCCGTGGCGGTGGCGTCCTTGATCACGTTTGCCCTGTATGCTTTTGACAAGGGGCAGGCGAAGCGGGGGGCGTTTCGGATGCCGGAGGCGTGGTTGCACTTGGCCGAGTTGGCGGGTGGTTGGCCGGGGGCGTTTTTAGCGCAGCGGGCGTTGCGGCACAAATCGACCAAACCGACTTACCGTTTCACTTTCGGTGTGATTGTGCTGTTCCACCAGTTTGTCGCCGTCGACTTGATCTACGGTTGGGAAGTCAGTCGCCACTTACGTGAGCTGTGGAACTTCGTGGTCGGCTCGTGAGCGGCAGCCGTTCACGCGGGGTTTTAACGCCCAGACGCGAAGACGGAGCGAGCGCGACGAAGACGCCGAGGACGGTCTGCCCCCCGGCGGCGGGATTCTCTGTCTCCAAAGAAAAATAGATCCGCCTCACCGCTTTGAGGTCTCCGCGCTCTTCGCGGCTTGGCGTTGAGACAAAAGCGTCCGCCCGGCGAGGGTCTGCTTCGTTATTTGGCGCGATTCCAGGCTTTGTGAAGTTCGCGGCGCAGGACAGCGGCGGCGGGCCATGACGGGCAGATTCCCGTGATGTTGTAGCCGGCTCCGCCGGGCCAATAGGGGCCGAGCTCGGGGCAGACGAACAGGGTTTTGTCCTGATTGCGGGGCGCGGCTTTCCAGAGCCGGAACAGGTCTTCGGTGAATTTCAGGTAGGACTTTACCTCGGGCGTGAGACGGCCGTTGTGGGTCACTGAGATTTGGCAATGATGGCCGTTGAAGGGGCGGCAATGCGACTGCTCCGAGCGTTGCACCAGTTTAGGGTGGTCGAGCAAACGGGAACTGTAGTTGTCGGGACCGAGGTGCTTCACCACGGCGAAGTGGGAGAAGTCGAAATTGAGCACGATGCGCTCGCCGGTCGCCTTCTTGTAAAGCTTGGCGATCTCATAGGTTTTTTCCGGCGTCTCGGTGCAGGTGTCGCGGTGCACTTCGAGCGACATGACCAGGCCGCCGATCTTGTCGGCGATTTTGACCATCTTGATCCAATGCTTGGCGGCGACGGAGGGTTTGGTGAAATCGTCGTCGAGTTGGACGTTGATTTGCACGGCCCCGGCGTCCTTTTGCTTTTGGATGAGATCGGCGAAGTCGGCGGGTTTGCTGGTGGAGATGAAACCCAGGCGGTGAGGCAATTCATACTTGTCACACAGGGTCGCCATCTCGGGGGTGAGCGCGGTTGTGATACCGTCGAACCCGGCTTCGGCCACGGCGGCGATTTTCTTTTCCAAGGACCACTCGCGCCGGGGAGAGGGATGACCGACGAGGGACCAGAGATTGGCGATGTGGGCAATTTGAGGCATGCGACATTTCAAGCATGACTCACGACCGCTTGGCGAAATGAAAGCCGCTGAAAATTCACCGGGCAGGCGGCGGTGGTCGCTGGGTTCTGGTCGCGGCGGACGGAGAAAACTTGATATACCTGAATAACAGGTAATATGTGTCGGCATGGCCCCGAAAATTGAGCTTACCCCCGAATTGCTGGCGGAACTGGAACGGCGCCGGGACAGCGAACATCCCACGGTCGAAGCGGTGATCAGCAGTTTGCTGGCGACGTCCGGCGGTCGATTGATCGGCGATCCGTATTATTCCTTCACGTGTTCGGCGGCCTTTCGTTCGCTCACCAACGACTCGGATCGTTACCTTGCGCTGTTGGCCAAACTCCACGCGATGCATCGGGGGGAGTTCGCGGAGTTCGTGCAGGGACAGAGTTTTAAACGGCGCTATTTCGGCCTCTCGGCCGCCGAGGTGTGCGAGGCTTCGCGGCACAATCAGGCACGACAGATTCCGGATTCCAAATACTGGGCGATCATGAACATCGATACCCCGACGAAGCGTCGTTTCCTCAAGCGACTGTTGATTTTCATCGGCTATCCCGATGAAATGGTAACGCACGTGCGGGGTCTGATCGGCAACGGTTGAAGGGGGGAGGAGCCGTCATTCCGCTGCGGCTCCGGCGGGAACGACAGGGCGGTGGTGGGATCATGAACTTCATCGGTCGTCCGTTGTCTGTGAGGACCGTTCGTTTTTTATCTTTAGTTGCCGGAGCGTTTGGCCGCTAACTGGCTGCAACCCCTCTCGTTGGCCGGTGGTGGGTCCATGTCCGATTCCGGCTGAACTGCTCCTCTTACATTGTGAAAACGTCCAGCATCTCTCTGCGCGTCGCTGATTTCCTTAAACAATATCCGCCGTTTGAATACATGGCGGAGGCGGAGTTGTTGGAATTGGCCCAAGGCGGGCGGGTGAAATTTCACGAAGACGGGGAGATCATTTTTTCCCCCGGCGAAGAGCGGGGGCGCTGGGTCTGGATGATCCAACGCGGCGCCATCAACCTCTATCGGCCGGGCGAACGAGGCGAGGAGCTGATCGACGTGAGAGTGGAGGGGGATCTGCTCGGGGTGGATTGGGCCGATCCCACGGTGCCTTATCCGGCCACCGCGAGGGTTGCGGAGGAGAGCATCCTCTATGCTCTGCCGTCGGATCGTTTCGTCGAAGTCTGCCGGGGCAACGCGAAGGCGGCCGCGTTTCTCCAATCCTATTTTGTGGTTAAAAAGGCGGGCGAACTGCCCGTCACCGAAACCGATGCGTTTTCGCTGGGCGAGCATTCGGCCGACTGGCTGCTCGATGTCGCGGAGCCCGATGGGCGCGCCACCAACCGCTTGCTGTTGGCCAATCCGGAGCAGCCAATCCGGGAGGTGGCGAAGATGATCGCGCCGGGTATGCAGGAGGCCGTGGTGGTCGTCGATGCCGAGCGTCGTCCCATCGGGGTGGTGACGGAGGCCAATTTTTCCGCGCAGGTGGCGACCGGGGATGTGTCGGTCGACACGCCGGTGCGTGATATCATGTCGCAGCCGGTGGTGACCATCCCGCCTCGCACCCAGGTGGGGGATATCGTGATGACGATGATGCGGCGGCGGCGGCATCACCTCGTGGTGACCGAGACGGGTGGAACGGATGGTCGCGTGGTGGGGGTCGTGGGGGAAAAAACGATACAGGCGGTGCACGGCAACGTGCCGGTGTTTTTGTCGAAGGAGTTCACGCTCGCGCGCGATTTGCACGAGTTGCGTCGGTTGCGGGACCGGGCCGATGAGCTCTTGTTGCGATTTGTTGAAGGCGAGGCGCGGGTCGAATGGTTGACCAATTTCGTCGCGCAGGTGGATCGCATGCTCACTGAGCAGACGATCGTCCTGGCCAAGGAAAAGTTGCTGCTGCTCGACCTGGTGGAACCCGACGTGGCCTGGTCGTGGGTCGCGTTTCACTCGGAAGGGCGCAAGGAGCGACTGCTCCGCTCGAGTCAGCGCACGGGCATCATCTACGCCGATCCCGCGCCGGGGGTGGATCGCGAACCCATGCTGCGATGGTTCAGCGCCTTGGCCAACGAACTGGGGGCGGTCTTTTCAGTGTGTCGGTTCCCGCTCGATCGCGGCGGGCGCATGGCGAGTAACTCCGAGTGGTGCATGTCGGTGTCCGAATGGCAGGCGCGGTTTCAGCAGTGGGTGCAGTATCCGATCGAGAATGAGATCATCACGCTCACGCCGTTTTTTGACCTGCGGGCGATCACGGGAGACCGGTCGTTGGTCCAGCAGGTGCGGTCCACCATTCGTGACAGCATCGTCGCCAATCCGGCGTTTGTGCCGCTGCTCGCCACCGACGCAATGGCGCACCTGCCGCCCGTGACGGTGTTTCGCGGTTCGGTCATCGATGCGGCGGGGGAGGTGTCGGACATGATCAACACCAAGTCCCACGCGCTCACGCCGTTGGTGGATATCGCCCGCGTATTCGCGCTGGGCCTTGATTTGGGGGACGCCACGTTTACGCCCGACCGTCTGCGCAAGGCGGGCGAAAAACTGCCGAAACACGCGGCGTTGTTCGCGGAAGCGGCGGAAGCGTTTGACCACGCGCTCAAGCTGCAGACCCGCGTGGGGCTTAACCGCGGCGATGCGGCACGCTTTGTGCGTCCGGACGAGTTGACGCGGGTGGAGATTCAGCGGCTCAAGTCGATCTTCCGCACCGTCGCCCAACTCATGGATATCACGGTGAAACATTTTCATATCAATGCCGAGTAAGGCGCCGTGACTATGACTGATTCCACGTCATTGCCGGTCGAGATTCAGCGTTATCTGGCCGCCACGGCGGACCCGCTTCCCGATGACACGCCGATCGAGCGGCTCCGTTTTGTCGCGCTGGATTGCGAAACCACCGGCACGGACGCGACCAAGGACGCGATCATTTCCATGGGCGCGATCGCGGTGATCGACGGTGAAATCCGGTTGGAAGAGGAGTTCGAGGCGCTGTTGAAAATCCGGCACAACACGTCCTCAGTCGTCGTCCACGGCATCACCGCCGAAGAAGCGGCGCGGAAGGGGGTTTACGTGGAGGAGGCGCTGACGCGGTTCTTGGACTATCTGGGCAATGCCGTGATTGTGGGCCATCACATTGGGTTCGATGTGGAAGTGATCCAGCGCGCCTGCCTGCGGAATTTTGGCATCGAATTGAACAATCGTTGGATCGATACGATGGAGCTCACCCTGCACCTCGATGACGTGGGGGCGATTGAGGCCATGCGTCGATCGGTCGGCGGCACAGCGTCTCCATTCCAGGATTTTTCGTTGGATGGATTATGCCGACGCTTCCGGATCGCGCCGCACGATCGCCATACGGCGGCGGGGGATGCGTTCATCACCGCGCAGATTTTTCTCAAATTGTTGCGGCTCGCGCAGCGCCACGATCGCACGACCCTGGGCGCACTCGCGGAACGATGGGTCGACCCGCGGGATACGGAGGAGGCTGGGGGAGGCAGCCAGAAGTAGGAGGTAAGCTGTCGGGGTGGGGCATTCGGGCGATTTCACGCTTCCCACTTCATTTTCCCGCCTTCATTGCTGCTTGCTTATGTCTACCGCACCGAATCATCGCACGATGGCTGAATTCTACATCAAGGGCCTCACCGGCGGCTTCATCGATCCCGACGAGGTGATCAAGTGGGCCGACGATCTGCTCTGCAATGATCCGGACACGAAGGATTGGATGATCGATATCTCCACCGCCGGAGCCGATGACCGCATGGGCGTGGTGCACCACTTGCACGCGGTGAAAGGCGACGTCGACGAAGCCGCGTTGGCGGCGCTGTTGGCCGCTCGCGAAGGATAAGGCAAACAAATGGCATAAACGTTTTGACCGTTGAGAGGCAGGCGGTTAGATCACCTGTCATGCCCCCATCCTTCCGCTCCCTTGTCGGCGCCCTGGTCTTGACCGGGGCGGCATCGCTTTCAGCTCAGTCCATCATCAGCGCCCATGCCGACTACGACGTGGCCGATGGTTTGATTGAGTGGTCGTTTGTGCTCGATGAAGACTTGAGCACGGCGACGGTGACGCATCTGGTGCTGGGATTTGATGACGGGTCGGGCGTGCCGGGGATCTTCTGGGATGACGTGGCCCATGTAACGGTGCACTCCTCCACGTTTCATGTGACCAAGGAAGACGTGTGGCCCGACAGCGGCGCGGGCATCAGTTACCTCGAACTGAACTTCAACAGCCCATTCACTCTGGGCGGTGCGTCGGCGACCCACAGCTTCAATTACCAGACGAGCGGCACCAATGGTTTGGCCAACTCCGCGAATTTCTTCGTCTCATTGTATGCCGACGGACCAGCGACGCAGAACGTGTCGTTGGACGGAAGCTTGGTGGCGACGTTGTCGGGTTTCGGGACCACGGCGACGGATTTGAGCGCCGTGCCGGAATCCTCCGCGGCGGCGATCTGGGCGGGATTGGCCGTCGTCGGTTTCGCGGGTGTGCGCCGACGCCGCGCTCCGCGTGGGGCGGCGGTTCCGCGCCGTTAAAGGATTGCCACGGAGCCGGGAGCTCGTCTTTGTCCGCCTTCCGCCTCCCGGGGTGGCTTAGTTACCCTTCCAGTTTTAATCCGCCGTCATCCACCTCGTGGATGGGGCCGTGATCAGTAGGCGTCGACCCCGCGTTGACGCCTTTTTTGTCTCCAGATTCCTCCGCATCATGACCAATCCATTCATCAGAAAACAAGGCACGTTTAAGGACGATGCCCTTTCCGGGCTCACCGTGGCGCTGGCGTTGGTGCCCGAGGCCATCGCGTTTGCGTTTGTCGCGGGCGTGCCGCCGTTGGTGGGGCTTTATGCCGCGTTCTTCATCGGTTTGATCACGTCGATCTTTGGCGGTCGGCCGGGTATGATTTCCGGGGCGACCGGCGCACTCGCAGTGGTCATGGTGGCCCTCGTGCAAGAGGGTAATGCGCGGGGCGGCGAGGGGGCGGGACTGGAGTATCTTTTTGCGACGGTCGTGTTGATGGGCATCATCCAGATCACGGTGGGCGCGTTGCGGTTGGGTCGGTTGATTCGACTCGTGCCGCACCCGGTCATGATGGGTTTTGTCAATGGCCTCGCGATCGTGATTTTCCTCGCCCAGCTCGACATGTTCAAGGAGCGCAGCGGAGCCGAGGTCGGCGGATGGCTGACCGGATCCGCGCTGTGGACCATGCTCGGCCTGACGGCGCTGACCATGGCGATCATCCATTTTCTGCCTAAGTTCACCAAGGCGATCCCGTCCTCCCTGGCGGCGATTCTGGTGGTGGCGGGCATTGCGTTTCTCGGCGTGAACACGCAGGTCGTGGGCGACCTGGCTTCGGTGCAGGGCAGCCTCCCGCAGCTCCATCTCCCGAGCGTGCCGTTCAACATGGATACGCTCGCGTTCATTTTCCCCTATGCGGCCATTCTGGCGGCGGTGGGCTTGATCGAGTCGCTCATGACGCTCCAGTTGGTCGACGAGTTGACCGAGACGCGCGGGCAGGGCAACCGCGAGGCCGTGGCGCAGGGCGCGGCCAATATCGTGACGGGATTTTTCCAAGGCATGGGCGGTTGCGCGATGATCGGGCAGAGCTTGATCAACATCCGATCGGGTGGCCGCGGACGCACCTCCGGCATCGTGGCGGCGTTGGGTTTGTTGACCTTTATTCTGGTGGGCGCGCCGTTCATCGATCGCATCCCCATGGCGGCGCTCACGGGGGTGATGTTCATGGTCGTGATCGGGACGTTTGAATGGGCGACCTTTGAGACGTTTGGCAAGGTGCCCAAGAGTGACATCCTCGTGATCGCCATCGTCACGGGCGTGACGGTTTACGCGGATCTGGCGATCGCGGTCCTGGTGGGCGTGCTCGTGTCGGCGCTGGTTTTTGCGTGGAAAAGCGCGCAACACGTGCGTCTCGTCGTGTTGGAGGACACCCACGCCCAGCGCACCTATCTCATGAGCGGACTGCTTTACTTTGGCTCCGTGCGCGAATTTGCGGATCAGTTCCGACCGGCGGAGGACCCGAATGATGTCGTGATCGATTGCCGTGACACCCGCGTTTGCGATCTCTCCGGGCTCGAGGCGATCAATGCGCTTGCCGAGCGTTATCGCAAGGCCGGCAAGACGCTGCACTTGCGCCACCTCTCGCCCGAGTGCCGTATCCTGCTGGAGAAAGCCGGGACGTTGATCGACGTGCAGGTCATGGCCGACGACCCACATTACTCGGTGGCGCGCATCAACGCCGACGGCAAATTTGAATAACCGCGGCGCGCGCGTGGAATCCGATGAGCGGGGCCGACTCCAGCGCGGGGCCGGGTCGTCATCGGGGCCGGTGCGGTCAGGAAGTTTTTCACAACATTGC is from Synoicihabitans lomoniglobus and encodes:
- a CDS encoding DUF1294 domain-containing protein, which translates into the protein MVTTDIKPKRHRAKITEWLDNRGFGYVGMGEARVFVHIRDFVERIKMPETGDVITYTLGHDKQGRVCATSVMQVGYGGQVSLGAWIGLAVLLAAPVYAVVTELDRARWPGVAGAVAVASLITFALYAFDKGQAKRGAFRMPEAWLHLAELAGGWPGAFLAQRALRHKSTKPTYRFTFGVIVLFHQFVAVDLIYGWEVSRHLRELWNFVVGS
- a CDS encoding DUF294 nucleotidyltransferase-like domain-containing protein gives rise to the protein MKTSSISLRVADFLKQYPPFEYMAEAELLELAQGGRVKFHEDGEIIFSPGEERGRWVWMIQRGAINLYRPGERGEELIDVRVEGDLLGVDWADPTVPYPATARVAEESILYALPSDRFVEVCRGNAKAAAFLQSYFVVKKAGELPVTETDAFSLGEHSADWLLDVAEPDGRATNRLLLANPEQPIREVAKMIAPGMQEAVVVVDAERRPIGVVTEANFSAQVATGDVSVDTPVRDIMSQPVVTIPPRTQVGDIVMTMMRRRRHHLVVTETGGTDGRVVGVVGEKTIQAVHGNVPVFLSKEFTLARDLHELRRLRDRADELLLRFVEGEARVEWLTNFVAQVDRMLTEQTIVLAKEKLLLLDLVEPDVAWSWVAFHSEGRKERLLRSSQRTGIIYADPAPGVDREPMLRWFSALANELGAVFSVCRFPLDRGGRMASNSEWCMSVSEWQARFQQWVQYPIENEIITLTPFFDLRAITGDRSLVQQVRSTIRDSIVANPAFVPLLATDAMAHLPPVTVFRGSVIDAAGEVSDMINTKSHALTPLVDIARVFALGLDLGDATFTPDRLRKAGEKLPKHAALFAEAAEAFDHALKLQTRVGLNRGDAARFVRPDELTRVEIQRLKSIFRTVAQLMDITVKHFHINAE
- a CDS encoding 3'-5' exonuclease; amino-acid sequence: MTDSTSLPVEIQRYLAATADPLPDDTPIERLRFVALDCETTGTDATKDAIISMGAIAVIDGEIRLEEEFEALLKIRHNTSSVVVHGITAEEAARKGVYVEEALTRFLDYLGNAVIVGHHIGFDVEVIQRACLRNFGIELNNRWIDTMELTLHLDDVGAIEAMRRSVGGTASPFQDFSLDGLCRRFRIAPHDRHTAAGDAFITAQIFLKLLRLAQRHDRTTLGALAERWVDPRDTEEAGGGSQK
- a CDS encoding SulP family inorganic anion transporter — protein: MTNPFIRKQGTFKDDALSGLTVALALVPEAIAFAFVAGVPPLVGLYAAFFIGLITSIFGGRPGMISGATGALAVVMVALVQEGNARGGEGAGLEYLFATVVLMGIIQITVGALRLGRLIRLVPHPVMMGFVNGLAIVIFLAQLDMFKERSGAEVGGWLTGSALWTMLGLTALTMAIIHFLPKFTKAIPSSLAAILVVAGIAFLGVNTQVVGDLASVQGSLPQLHLPSVPFNMDTLAFIFPYAAILAAVGLIESLMTLQLVDELTETRGQGNREAVAQGAANIVTGFFQGMGGCAMIGQSLINIRSGGRGRTSGIVAALGLLTFILVGAPFIDRIPMAALTGVMFMVVIGTFEWATFETFGKVPKSDILVIAIVTGVTVYADLAIAVLVGVLVSALVFAWKSAQHVRLVVLEDTHAQRTYLMSGLLYFGSVREFADQFRPAEDPNDVVIDCRDTRVCDLSGLEAINALAERYRKAGKTLHLRHLSPECRILLEKAGTLIDVQVMADDPHYSVARINADGKFE